In a genomic window of Drosophila takahashii strain IR98-3 E-12201 chromosome 3L, DtakHiC1v2, whole genome shotgun sequence:
- the LOC108056306 gene encoding long-chain-fatty-acid--CoA ligase 5 isoform X1, with amino-acid sequence MTPEKSVMAYVNHLIVSNFSYFWDEIDGYLYYLGGTLGTVTLGSLAASIAYYFATRPVPERPLVPLENQSPLLEGPEQIHVSKFYKESKNGKFVSYITENVRTLYQTFREGAYASNNGPCLGWRETLTSPYQWINYDEALLRAKNFGAGMLALGARPKQLIGIYSQNRPEWILYEQGCYSFSLVVVPLYDTLGPDACAFIIRQTDMAIVVVEDDGKAAMLLEKAPRSLKIIVAIKPIRQTTLERARSRGIQIFSFIDVEKLGAKGNHPEVPPTAEDLCTVCYTSGTTGNPKGVMLTHGNVVAGVCSVILQMGDHRIRAGDVMVSFLPLAHMFERCCENGMYYVGGCVGFYSGDIKELTNDLKMLKPTVMPAVPRLLNRVYDKIQSDIAASGLKRGLFNMAMRAKEKEIARGVMRRNGCWDKLVFKKVHQAFGGNLRLMVVGSAPLAGNVLTFMRCALGCLVLEGYGQTECTGAITLTVQGDHVPNHVGPPVSCNAVKLVDVPEMEYFANQNTGEVCVRGSNVFHGYYKDPEKTAEAIDSEGWHHTGDVGMWLPNGTLRIIDRRKHIFKLSQGEYIVPEKIENIYTLSQYVNQVYVYGESLKSCIIAVVVPDTDVLKQWATENNVRGTLSVLCNNKNVKELIMDDMLNWGKQSGLKSFEQVKDVYLHPDPFSVQNGLLTPTFKAKRPQLKSYFKPQLEDMYKHLD; translated from the exons ATGACGCCGGAAAAATCGGTTATGGCCTACGTCAATCATTTGATAGTCagcaatttttcatatttct GGGACGAGATTGATGGCTATCTGTACTATCTGGGCGGAACTTTGGGTACTGTAACCCTAGGAAGCCTGGCCGCAAGCATTGCATACTATTTTGCTACAAGACCCGTACCGGAACGACCGTTAGTGCCTCTGGAAAACCAATCCCCATTGCTTGAG GGTCCAGAACAAATACACGTCTCCAAATTCTACAAGGAGTCGAAGAATGGAAAGTTCGTGTCCTACATCACAGAGAATGTCCGCACCCTGTACCAAACGTTTCGCGAGGGCGCCTACGCCTCCAACAATGGACCATGTCTCGGTTGGCGCGAAACCCTGACATCCCCATACCAG TGGATCAACTATGATGAGGCTCTGCTGCGCGCCAAGAACTTTGGTGCCGGAATGCTGGCGCTGGGAGCCCGGCCGAAGCAGTTGATCGGAATTTACTCGCAGAACCGCCCCGAATGGATCCTGTACGAGCAGGGCTGCTACTCGTTCTCCCTGGTGGTGGTCCCACTGTACGACACCCTGGGTCCCGACGCCTGCGCCTTCATCATACGccagacggacatggccatCGTGGTGGTGGAGGATGACGGCAAGGCCGCCATGTTGCTGGAAAAGGCGCCGCGCAGTCTGAAGATCATAGTGGCCATCAAGCCCATCCGCCAGACGACCTTGGAGCGAGCCCGCAGTCGGGGCATACAGATATTCTCGTTCATCGATGTGGAGAAACTGGGGGCCAAGGGCAATCATCCGGAGGTCCCGCCGACGGCGGAGGATCTGTGCACGGTGTGCTATACGTCCGGAACGACGGGCAATCCGAAGGGCGTGATGCTCACCCACGGCAACGTGGTGGCCGGCGTCTGTTCTGTGATCCTGCAGATGGGCGACCATCGCATTCGGGCCGGCGACGTGATGGTATCCTTCCTGCCCCTGGCCCACATGTTCGAGCGGTGCTGCGAGAACGGAATGTACTATGTGGGCGGTTGTGTGGGCTTCTATTCCGGGGATATCAAGGAACTGACGAACGATCTGAAGATGCTGAAACCGACCGTAATGCCGGCAGTGCCTCGCCTCCTGAATCGAGTCTACGACAAGATCCAGAGTGATATCGCAGCCTCGGGCTTGAAGAGAGGTCTCTTCAACATGGCCATGCGGGCCAAGGAGAAGGAGATCGCCAGGGGGGTCATGCGGCGGAACGGCTGCTGGGACAAGTTGGTCTTCAAGAAGGTGCATCAGGCATTTGGCGGAAATCTTCGTCTAATGGTCGTGGGATCGGCCCCACTGGCGGGCAACGTGCTCACCTTCATGCGCTGTGCCCTGGGTTGTTTGGTCCTCGAGggatacggacagacggagtgCACGGGGGCCATAACCCTCACCGTTCAGGGTGATCATGTGCCTAACCATGTGGGACCACCGGTGTCCTGCAACGCTGTGAAACTGGTGGATGTGCCGGAGATGGAGTACTTTGCCAATCAAAATACGGGGGAGGTGTGTGTGCGAGGATCGAATGTGTTCCATGG TTACTATAAGGACCCAGAGAAGACGGCGGAGGCCATTGACTCGGAGGGCTGGCATCACACGGGCGACGTGGGCATGTGGCTACCAAATGGAACCCTAAGGATCATCGATCGCCGCAAGCACATCTTCAAGCTCAGCCAGGGCGAGTATATAGTGCCCGAGAAAATTGAGAATATCTACACGCTCAGTCAGTACGTTAATCAAGTCTATGTTTATGGAGAGAGCTTAAAG agcTGCATTATCGCGGTTGTTGTACCTGATACCGATGTACTGAAGCAATGGGCCACGGAGAACAATGTACGCGGCACACTCTCCGTCCTgtgcaacaataaaaatgtcaaggaACTGATCATGGACGACATGCTCAACTGGGGCAAGCAGAGTGGACTCAAGTCATTCGAACAG GTAAAAGATGTCTATTTGCATCCGGATCCCTTCTCGGTGCAAAACGGACTGCTGACGCCCACATTCAAAGCCAAGAGACCGCAATTAAAGAGCTACTTCAAGCCACAGCTGGAGGATATGTATAAACACCTGGATTAA
- the LOC108056306 gene encoding long-chain-fatty-acid--CoA ligase 5 isoform X2 encodes MSCCGQITSIRVPIELSNQSDVLKGPEQIHVSKFYKESKNGKFVSYITENVRTLYQTFREGAYASNNGPCLGWRETLTSPYQWINYDEALLRAKNFGAGMLALGARPKQLIGIYSQNRPEWILYEQGCYSFSLVVVPLYDTLGPDACAFIIRQTDMAIVVVEDDGKAAMLLEKAPRSLKIIVAIKPIRQTTLERARSRGIQIFSFIDVEKLGAKGNHPEVPPTAEDLCTVCYTSGTTGNPKGVMLTHGNVVAGVCSVILQMGDHRIRAGDVMVSFLPLAHMFERCCENGMYYVGGCVGFYSGDIKELTNDLKMLKPTVMPAVPRLLNRVYDKIQSDIAASGLKRGLFNMAMRAKEKEIARGVMRRNGCWDKLVFKKVHQAFGGNLRLMVVGSAPLAGNVLTFMRCALGCLVLEGYGQTECTGAITLTVQGDHVPNHVGPPVSCNAVKLVDVPEMEYFANQNTGEVCVRGSNVFHGYYKDPEKTAEAIDSEGWHHTGDVGMWLPNGTLRIIDRRKHIFKLSQGEYIVPEKIENIYTLSQYVNQVYVYGESLKSCIIAVVVPDTDVLKQWATENNVRGTLSVLCNNKNVKELIMDDMLNWGKQSGLKSFEQVKDVYLHPDPFSVQNGLLTPTFKAKRPQLKSYFKPQLEDMYKHLD; translated from the exons ATGTCGTGTTGCGGTCAAATTACCAGTATACGAGTTCCCATCGAGCTAAGCAATCAGAGCGATGTGCTCAAG GGTCCAGAACAAATACACGTCTCCAAATTCTACAAGGAGTCGAAGAATGGAAAGTTCGTGTCCTACATCACAGAGAATGTCCGCACCCTGTACCAAACGTTTCGCGAGGGCGCCTACGCCTCCAACAATGGACCATGTCTCGGTTGGCGCGAAACCCTGACATCCCCATACCAG TGGATCAACTATGATGAGGCTCTGCTGCGCGCCAAGAACTTTGGTGCCGGAATGCTGGCGCTGGGAGCCCGGCCGAAGCAGTTGATCGGAATTTACTCGCAGAACCGCCCCGAATGGATCCTGTACGAGCAGGGCTGCTACTCGTTCTCCCTGGTGGTGGTCCCACTGTACGACACCCTGGGTCCCGACGCCTGCGCCTTCATCATACGccagacggacatggccatCGTGGTGGTGGAGGATGACGGCAAGGCCGCCATGTTGCTGGAAAAGGCGCCGCGCAGTCTGAAGATCATAGTGGCCATCAAGCCCATCCGCCAGACGACCTTGGAGCGAGCCCGCAGTCGGGGCATACAGATATTCTCGTTCATCGATGTGGAGAAACTGGGGGCCAAGGGCAATCATCCGGAGGTCCCGCCGACGGCGGAGGATCTGTGCACGGTGTGCTATACGTCCGGAACGACGGGCAATCCGAAGGGCGTGATGCTCACCCACGGCAACGTGGTGGCCGGCGTCTGTTCTGTGATCCTGCAGATGGGCGACCATCGCATTCGGGCCGGCGACGTGATGGTATCCTTCCTGCCCCTGGCCCACATGTTCGAGCGGTGCTGCGAGAACGGAATGTACTATGTGGGCGGTTGTGTGGGCTTCTATTCCGGGGATATCAAGGAACTGACGAACGATCTGAAGATGCTGAAACCGACCGTAATGCCGGCAGTGCCTCGCCTCCTGAATCGAGTCTACGACAAGATCCAGAGTGATATCGCAGCCTCGGGCTTGAAGAGAGGTCTCTTCAACATGGCCATGCGGGCCAAGGAGAAGGAGATCGCCAGGGGGGTCATGCGGCGGAACGGCTGCTGGGACAAGTTGGTCTTCAAGAAGGTGCATCAGGCATTTGGCGGAAATCTTCGTCTAATGGTCGTGGGATCGGCCCCACTGGCGGGCAACGTGCTCACCTTCATGCGCTGTGCCCTGGGTTGTTTGGTCCTCGAGggatacggacagacggagtgCACGGGGGCCATAACCCTCACCGTTCAGGGTGATCATGTGCCTAACCATGTGGGACCACCGGTGTCCTGCAACGCTGTGAAACTGGTGGATGTGCCGGAGATGGAGTACTTTGCCAATCAAAATACGGGGGAGGTGTGTGTGCGAGGATCGAATGTGTTCCATGG TTACTATAAGGACCCAGAGAAGACGGCGGAGGCCATTGACTCGGAGGGCTGGCATCACACGGGCGACGTGGGCATGTGGCTACCAAATGGAACCCTAAGGATCATCGATCGCCGCAAGCACATCTTCAAGCTCAGCCAGGGCGAGTATATAGTGCCCGAGAAAATTGAGAATATCTACACGCTCAGTCAGTACGTTAATCAAGTCTATGTTTATGGAGAGAGCTTAAAG agcTGCATTATCGCGGTTGTTGTACCTGATACCGATGTACTGAAGCAATGGGCCACGGAGAACAATGTACGCGGCACACTCTCCGTCCTgtgcaacaataaaaatgtcaaggaACTGATCATGGACGACATGCTCAACTGGGGCAAGCAGAGTGGACTCAAGTCATTCGAACAG GTAAAAGATGTCTATTTGCATCCGGATCCCTTCTCGGTGCAAAACGGACTGCTGACGCCCACATTCAAAGCCAAGAGACCGCAATTAAAGAGCTACTTCAAGCCACAGCTGGAGGATATGTATAAACACCTGGATTAA
- the NijB gene encoding ninjurin-B has product MDSSEVKISLEDVPSSGGSFASTTSGPCCGSGRDVVVDVQEDDKDEKPKGTKKKCSSDLSGGNSYAANKNVAEGLMDIALLSANANQLRFLITYNDKASTYIYSMIMVILSLVLQLLVGIMLIFKRRLKRFKNRSYERTNDLLVMGVFMITVINILLAAFTTTDGGSH; this is encoded by the exons ATGGACAGCAGCGAGGTGAAAATATCTTTGGAGGATGTTCCCAGCTCCGGGGGAAGTTTTGCCAGTACAACCAGTGGTCCATGTTGCGGTTCAGGAAGGGATGTGGTTGTGGATGTACAGGAGGACGATAAGGATGAAAAACCCAAGGGTACAAAAAAGAAGTGTTCCAGCGATCTATCTGGAGGAAATAGCTATGcagcaaacaaaaatgttgctgAAG GCCTTATGGATATAGCTTTGCTCTCGGCGAATGCCAATCAACTCCGGTTTTTGATCACCTATAATGACAAGGCTTCCACCTACATATACAGCATGATCATGGTGATACTTTCCCTGGTGCTTCAGCTCTTAGTTGGAATAATGCTGATCTTTAAG CGACGTCTTAAGCGTTTTAAGAATCGAAGCTACGAAAGAACGAATGATCTCTTGGTGATGGGAGTTTTCATGATCACCGTGATCAACATATTGCTGGCGGCTTTCACCACAACCGATGGAGGCAGTCATTGA
- the LOC108056325 gene encoding short/branched chain specific acyl-CoA dehydrogenase, mitochondrial — protein MMNSLKKLPVRMLANAAARQQNAAMSSAAGLPPPLTFLTDDEKMMKETVAKLAQEQIQPLVKKMDFEHKFDPSVVKAVFENGLMGIEIDTELGGSGCNFMTNIIVVEELSKIDPAVAAFVDIHNTLVNSLMIKFGNAEQKAKYLPKLAQEYAGSFALTEPGAGSDAFSLKTVAKKDGSHYVINGSKMWISNSDVAGVFLIFANAKPEDGYRGITTFIVDRETPGLIVNKPEDKLGIRASGTCQLTFDNVRVPEENILGTFGHGYKYAAGFLNEGRIGIAAQMVGLAQGTFDATIPYLLERKQFGDAIYNFQSMQHQIATVATEIEAARLMTYNAARLQEQGVPFQKEAAMAKFFASEVAQRAAIKCVDWMGGVGFTRDFPQEKYYRDVKIGAIYEGTTNMQLSTIAKCIKKDYTG, from the exons ATGATGAACAGCCTGAAGAAACTGCCCGTGCGCATG cTGGCTAATGCCGCTGCACGTCAGCAAAATGCTGCCATGTCCTCGGCAGCCGGTCTCCCCCCACCCCTCACTTTCCTTACAGACGATGAGAAAATGATGAAGGAGACTG TTGCCAAACTGGCTCAGGAACAGATTCAGCCCCTGGTCAAGAAGATGGACTTTGAGCACAAATTCGATCCCTCCGTGGTTAAGGCTGTGTTCGAGAACGGTTTGATGGGCATTGAGATCGATACCGAGCTGGGAGGCAGTGGCTGCAACTTCATGACCAACATCATCGTGGTGGAGGAGCTGTCCAAGATTGATCCCGCCGTGGCCGCCTTTGTGGACATCCACAATACCCTGGTCAACTCGCTGATGATTAAGTTCGGCAATGCCGAGCAGAAGGCCAAGTACCTGCCCAAGTTGGCCCAGGAGTATGCCGGCAGCTTCGCCTTGACCGAACCCGGAGCAGGATCAGATGCCTTCTCCCTGAAGACGGTGGCCAAGAAGGACGGCTCTCACTATGTGATTAACGGCTCCAAGATGTGGATCTCCAACTCTGATGTGGCTGGAGTCTTCCTGATTTTCGCCAATGCCAAGCCAGAGGAT GGCTACCGTGGCATCACCACCTTCATCGTGGATCGCGAGACCCCCGGACTGATCGTGAACAAGCCTGAGGACAAGCTGGGCATCCGTGCCTCCGGAACCTGCCAGCTGACCTTCGACAACGTGCGCGTGCCCGAGGAGAACATCCTGGGAACCTTCGGCCATGGCTACAAGTACGCCGCCGGCTTCCTGAACGAGGGCCGCATCGGAATCGCTGCCCAGATGGTGGGTCTGGCCCAGGGAACCTTCGATGCCACCATTCCCTATCTGCTGGAGCGCAAGCAGTTCGGCGATGCCATTTACAACTTCCAGTCGATGCAGCACCAGATCGCCACCGTGGCCACCGAAATCGAGGCTGCCCGCCTGATGACCTACAACGCGGCTCGTCTGCAGGAGCAGGGAGTTCCCTTCCAGAAGGAGGCCGCCATGGCCAAGTTCTTCGCCTCGGAGGTGGCCCAACGGGCGGCCATCAAGTGCGTCGATTGGATGGGAGGCGTCGGCTTCACCCGCGATTTCCCCCAGGAGAAGTACTACCGTGACGTGAAGATCGGAGCCATCTACGAGGGCACCACCAACATGCAGCTCAGCACCATTGCCAAGTGCATCAAGAAGGATTACACCGGTTAG
- the RpL26 gene encoding large ribosomal subunit protein uL24 gives MKQNPFVSSSRRKNRKRHFQAPSHIRRRLMSAPLSKELRQKYNVRSMPIRRDDEVQVIRGHFKGNQVGKVVQSYRKKFVVYIEKIQRENANGTNVYVGIHPSKVLIVKLKLDKDRKAILERRGKGRLAALGKDKGKYTEETAAQPMETA, from the coding sequence ATGAAACAGAACCCGTTCGTGTCGTCGTCGCGCAGGAAGAACCGCAAGCGTCACTTCCAGGCGCCCTCGCACATCCGCAGGCGCCTCATGTCCGCGCCCCTCTCCAAGGAGCTGCGCCAGAAGTACAACGTGCGCTCCATGCCCATCCGCCGGGACGACGAGGTGCAGGTGATCCGCGGCCACTTCAAGGGCAACCAGGTGGGCAAGGTGGTCCAGTCGTACCGCAAGAAGTTCGTCGTCTACATCGAGAAGATCCAGCGCGAGAACGCCAACGGCACCAACGTCTACGTGGGCATCCACCCCAGCAAGGTGCTGATCGTCAAGCTGAAGCTCGACAAGGACCGCAAGGCCATCCTGGAGCGCCGCGGCAAGGGCCGTCTGGCCGCTCTCGGCAAGGACAAGGGCAAGTACACCGAGGAGACCGCCGCCCAGCCCATGGAGACCGCGTAA
- the arx gene encoding gametocyte-specific factor 1 homolog, which yields MESFDDSEMVYCPYNKEHKMLRKKLQQHILKCRVLYKDTVELMVCPFNKGHLIPEPEFFQHTKSCEDRKIIVHYQNSAPAVLDEDTRHPKIESEENWDDDNVPDYDPQIYCATANIVREPNGLFPAQRKAFIKEENRRQLGEDYEEEEKKPPKAKFRGETRPAPYEPRRPYSRRQ from the exons aTGGAAAGCTTCGACGATTCGGAAATGGTTTACTGTCCGTACAACAAGGAGCACAAAATGCTGCGCAAGAAACTCCAGCAGCACATTCTGAAATGCCGTGTGCTCTACAAAGACACGGTGGAACTGATGGTTTGTCCCTTCAACAAGGGGCATTTAATTCCAGAGCCAGAGTTTTTT CAACACACAAAATCGTGTGAGGATCGCAAGATTATAGTGCATTATCAGAATAGTGCACCTGCGGTGTTGGACGAAGACACCAGGCATCCGAAGATCGAGTCCGAAGAAAACTGGGACGACGATAATGTTCCCGACTACGATCCGCAGATCTATTGTGCTACAGCCAATATAGTGAGGGAGCCAAATGGATTGTTTCCGGCACAGCGGAAGGCTTTTATCAAGGAGGAGAATCGTCGTCAACTTGGCGAGGAttacgaggaggaggagaagaagcCTCCAAAGGCCAAGTTCCGCGGCGAAACCCGTCCCGCACCCTACGAGCCCAGGAGGCCATACTCAAGGCGTCAATAG
- the LOC108056312 gene encoding corepressor interacting with RBPJ 1, protein MGKGFNNYMCKKFFHPASRDNLKRVWMAEQQAEAYKKKQEELRNQYEKEQNLHENKAMLSKDSKDKLSVNFMYEPPPGVRKEREKDDNEPEYKFEWQRKYNAPRESYCKGDTEIRDQPFGIQVRNVRCLKCHKWGHINTDKECTMYSISMSEARKLHAETEASDIMAKNVLEEQMKEDGLMMKRSALELQSIKTIQQQHQLVPSDGEEEANANRQNPELVFLKSLSKKQKLKLLKKLEKIERMKRKGEKPSKKKSKKEKEDKDSKKRKSKKDKSGRKEKKSSVSDSSDDSSSSDSSDSEDNYKSNHRDDKRSGHHGSKDSEHRHQRRREENRHRRDRSRSRSVSRERRREREYSRR, encoded by the exons ATGGGCAAGGGCTTCAATAACTACATGTGTAAGAAATTCTTCCACCCCGCCTCCAGGGACAATCTAAAAAGG GTGTGGATGGCGGAGCAGCAGGCTGAGGCGTACAAAAAGAAGCAGGAGGAGCTGCGCAACCAGTACGAAAAGGAGCAGAATCTGCACGAGAACAAGGCGATGCTCAGCAAGGACAGCAAGGACAAGTTGAGCGTGAATTTCATGTACGAGCCGCCGCCGGGAGTGCGAAAGGAGCGCGAGAAGGACGACAACGAGCCGGAGTACAAGTTCGAGTGGCAGCGAAAGTACAACGCTCCCAGGGAGTCGTACTGCAAGGGCGACACCGAGATTCGGGACCAGCCCTTCGGCATTCAGGTGCGCAACGTTCGCTGCCTCAAGTGCCACAAGTGGGGCCACATCAACACGGACAAGGAGTGCACCATGTACAGCATTTCGATGAGCGAGGCACGCAAGCTGCACGCGGAAACCGAGGCCAGCGACATCATGGCCAAGAACGTGCTGGAGGAGCAGATGAAGGAGGATGGCCTGATGATGAAACGATCCGCACTGGAGCTGCAGAGCATCAAGACCATCCAACAGCAGCACCAGCTGGTGCCCAGCGACGGCGAGGAGGAGGCCAACGCCAATCGGCAGAACCCTGAACTCGTCTTTCTGAAGTCATTGTCCAAGAAACAAAAGCTGAAGCTGCTCAAGAAGCTGGAGAAGATTGAACGAATGAAGCGCAAGGGCGAGAAACCATCCaagaaaaaatccaaaaaggaaaaggaggaCAAAGACAGCAAGAAAAGGAAGTCTAAGAAAGATAAATCAGGCAGAAAGGAAAAGAAATCTTCAGTAAGCGACAGTTCAGACGATAGTTCTTCCTCGGATAGCAGCGATTCCGAGGACAATTACAAAAGTAATCACAGAGACGACAAAAGAAGTGGTCATCATGGGTCCAAGGACTCGGAGCACAGACATCAGCGACGAAGGGAGGAAAATAGACATCGCAGGGATCGATCCCGCTCGCGATCCGTCAGCAGGGAAAGGAGGCGGGAAAGGGAGTACTCCAGGCGATAG